In a single window of the Gossypium hirsutum isolate 1008001.06 chromosome D02, Gossypium_hirsutum_v2.1, whole genome shotgun sequence genome:
- the LOC107934817 gene encoding uncharacterized protein, with product MLGEETKEEGDMEESNNYRHQHPLLLILNQDQLIHNQSGVTDCTRCGEKVSAPCFSCAEHCGFFLHKVCAEAPLELNHPLHPLLLMQNAPYSSGGYICDFCDKEDTKFVYHCSCGLDFHIKCALFTFNIAENNLKELEHVPLQDPLISTENGDVELEDVSKCFGCLEPLAKYTHFSPDCGFNLHEKCAKLPFKLNHMLHREHPLVLQFNSERLSCKICLVTRRSRFVYGCSPCKIAIHVECASPSPIIEDKSHPHPFTLFPRRLPFICDACGVEGNYAAYICCTCNIIVHKECISLPCIIISKWHDHRIYHKYFLPRDFRNSDCDICHGEVNIVILHFMPVV from the coding sequence ATGCTTGGGGAAGAGACAAAAGAGGAAGGAGATATGGAGGAGTCAAACAATTACAGACACCAACATCCCCTGCTTCTTATCTTGAATCAAGACCAGCTGATCCACAATCAAAGTGGTGTAACTGATTGCACCAGGTGTGGGGAGAAGGTGTCTGCTCCATGTTTTTCCTGTGCGGAGCACTGTGGGTTTTTTCTTCACAAGGTATGTGCCGAGGCACCTTTGGAGCTTAATCATCCTCTTCATCCTCTTCTTCTTATGCAAAATGCACCTTATTCATCTGGAGGTTacatttgtgatttttgtgataaAGAGGATACTAAGTTTGTTTATCACTGCTCTTGCGGATTGGACTTTCATATTAAATGTGCtttgtttacatttaatattgcTGAGAATAATTTGAAAGAGCTTGAGCATGTTCCCCTTCAAGATCCATTGATTTCCACTGAAAATGGTGATGTAGAACTTGAAGATGTTAGCAAGTGCTTTGGATGTTTGGAACCATTAGCAAAGTATACACACTTTTCTCCTGACTGTGGATTTAATTTACATGAGAAATGCGCTAAGCTTCCTTTCAAATTGAATCATATGTTGCATCGCGAGCATCCtcttgttctacaatttaatagCGAACGGCTCTCTTGCAAGATATGCCTAGTAACAAGGCGAAGTAGATTTGTTTATGGTTGTTCTCCTTGTAAGATTGCTATCCACGTTGAATGTGCATCACCATCACCCATTATTGAAGATAAAAGCCATCCGCATCCATTCACTCTGTTTCCAAGACGACTACCCTTCATTTGTGATGCATGCGGTGTCGAAGGAAATTACGCTGCCTACATTTGTTGTACATGCAACATTATAGTCCATAAAGAGTGCATTTCATTGCCATGTATCATCATTAGCAAGTGGCATGATCATCGCATTTATCACAAATACTTTCTTCCACGAGATTTTAGAAATTCAGACTGCGATATTTGTCATGGTGAGGTCAATATTGTAATATTACATTTCATGCCCGTTGTGTGA
- the LOC107934842 gene encoding uncharacterized protein — MEESNNYGHQHPLLLMLNQEQLINYGSGVADCSRCGEEVSAPCFCCAEHCGFYLHKVCAEAPLELNHPFHHDHPLRLMQNAPYSSAGDYICDFCDKGDNKFVYHCSCGLDFHIKCALFTFNIAENNLKELEHVPLQDPLISTENGDEELEGVSKCFGCREPLTKYTHFSPDCGFNLHEKCAKLPFKLNHMLHREHPLVLQFNSERLSCKICLVTRRREFVYGCSPCKIAIPIECALPSPIIEDKSHPHPFTLFPRRLPFICDACGVEGNYASYICCTCNIIVHKECISLPCIIISKWHDHRIYHKYFLPRDFRNSDCDICHGEVNIVILHFMPVV; from the coding sequence ATGGAGGAGTCAAACAATTATGGGCACCAACATCCCCTGCTTCTTATGTTGAATCAAGAGCAGCTGATCAACTATGGCAGTGGGGTAGCTGACTGCTCGAGGTGCGGGGAGGAGGTGTCTGCTCCATGTTTTTGCTGTGCTGAGCACTGCGGGTTTTACCTTCACAAGGTATGTGCCGAGGCACCTTTGGAGCTTAATCATCCTTTTCATCACGATCATCCTCTTCGTCTTATGCAAAATGCACCTTATTCATCTGCTGGAGACTacatttgtgatttttgtgataaAGGGGATAATAAGTTTGTTTATCACTGCTCTTGCGGATTGGACTTTCATATTAAATGTGCtttgtttacatttaatattgcTGAAAATAATTTGAAAGAGCTTGAGCATGTTCCCCTTCAAGATCCATTGATTTCCACTGAAAATGGTGATGAAGAACTTGAAGGTGTTAGCAAGTGCTTTGGATGTAGGGAACCATTAACAAAGTATACACACTTTTCTCCTGACTGTGGATTTAATTTACATGAGAAATGCGCTAAGCTTCCTTTCAAATTGAATCATATGTTGCATCGCGAGCATCCtcttgttctacaatttaatagCGAACGGCTCTCCTGCAAGATATGCCTAGTAACAAGGCGAAGAGAATTTGTTTATGGTTGTTCTCCTTGTAAGATTGCTATCCCCATTGAATGTGCATTACCATCACCCATTATTGAAGATAAAAGCCATCCGCATCCATTCACTCTGTTTCCAAGACGACTACCCTTCATTTGTGATGCATGCGGTGTCGAAGGAAATTACGCTTCCTACATTTGTTGTACATGCAACATAATAGTCCATAAAGAGTGCATTTCATTGCCATGTATCATCATTAGCAAGTGGCATGATCATCGCATTTATCACAAATACTTTCTTCCACGAGATTTTAGAAATTCAGACTGCGATATTTGTCATGGTGAGGTCAATATTGTAATATTACATTTCATGCCCGTTGTGTGA
- the LOC107934841 gene encoding uncharacterized protein — MEESNNYGHQHPLLLILNQDQLIHNQSGVTHCSRCGEKVSAPCFCCAERCGFYVHKVCAEAPLELNHPFHTHHPLLLMQNAPYSSGRYICNFCDKDGSKFVYHCSCGLDFHIKCALFTFNIAENNLKELDHVALQHPLISTENGDEELGDVSKCFGCWEPLAKYTHFSPDCGFNFHEKCAKLPFKLNHECHRKHPLALQFNSKRLSCKICRETNRKTDRRRIGFVYGCSPCKFAVHIECVSASLDLVVEDKSHEHPFSLFTRRSSFICDACGMEGSYASYICCTCNIMVHKKCTSLPRIIKSKWHDHRLFHIYFFPDEFTSSDCMICHDEVDPEHGSYCCSHCNITFHVRCVTEDKRSYSIVSLENEDEMPNESSIIVIESNDAGEATKIKHFKHMHNLMLGPFDGGYENNCDGCMLPISDPFYYCSECVFFLHKACAELPKMKNVWHELCREPLALISDKVFECAKCRHISNTFAYECSECESKRCLRCVIALTPGARTSLRHEHPLFFYKDYHGRCDACGNLTLGAFCCKDCNFVLHFGCFSLPITAHHKCDEHLLSLTAHNDNKYLESHYCDICEESRDTNRWFYHCAICDTSVHVNCVLGKYPFLKLGSIFEETDHPHPLTIVKKKYYYLDCNKCGKPCEDLSLECSKLECKYIVHLDCVVHYTLRCFLWWRM; from the coding sequence ATGGAGGAGTCTAACAATTATGGCCACCAACATCCCCTGCTTCTTATCTTGAATCAAGACCAGCTGATCCACAATCAAAGTGGTGTAACTCATTGCTCCAGGTGTGGGGAGAAGGTGTCTGCTCCATGTTTTTGCTGTGCGGAGCGCTGTGGGTTTTATGTCCACAAGGTATGTGCCGAGGCACCTTTGGAGCTTAATCATCCTTTTCATACTCATCATCCTCTTCTTCTTATGCAAAATGCCCCTTATTCATCTGGACGGTACATTTGCAATTTTTGCGATAAAGACGGTAGTAAGTTTGTTTATCACTGCTCTTGCGGATTGGACTTTCATATTAAATGTGCtttgtttacatttaatattgcTGAGAATAATTTGAAAGAGCTTGACCATGTTGCCCTTCAACATCCTTTGATTTCCACTGAAAACGGTGATGAAGAACTTGGAGATGTTAGTAAGTGCTTTGGATGTTGGGAACCATTAGCAAAGTATACACACTTTTCTCCTGACTGTGGATTTAATTTCCATGAGAAATGCGCTAAGCTTCCTTTCAAACTGAATCATGAGTGCCATCGCAAGCATCCTCTTGCTCTACAATTTAATAGCAAACGGCTCTCTTGCAAGATATGCAGAGAAACCAATCGAAAAACAGATCGCAGGCGTATAGGATTTGTTTATGGTTGTTCACCCTGTAAGTTTGCTGTTCACATTGAATGTGTATCAGCATCTTTAGATCttgttgttgaagataaaagcCATGAACATCCTTTCAGTTTGTTTACAAGGAGATCATCATTCATTTGTGATGCATGTGGTATGGAAGGAAGTTATGCTTCCTACATATGTTGTACATGCAACATTATGGTTCATAAAAAGTGCACTTCATTGCCGCGCATCATCAAAAGCAAGTGGCATGATCATCGCCTTTTTCACATATATTTCTTTCCGGATGAATTTACAAGTTCAGACTGCATGATTTGTCATGATGAAGTCGATCCAGAGCATGGTAGTTATTGTTGTTCACATTGCAATATTACATTCCATGTGCGTTGTGTGACAGAGGATAAACGCTCATATTCAATAGTTTCACTAGAAAATGAAGATGAGATGCCCAATGAAAGTTCCATCATTGTTATTGAGAGCAACGATGCTGGAGAAGCTACAAAAATAAAGCATTTCAAGCATATGCATAATCTAATGTTAGGTCCCTTTGATGGAGGATACGAAAATAATTGCGACGGGTGTATGTTGCCAATCTCGGATCCATTTTACTACTGTTCAGAAtgtgttttttttcttcataAAGCGTGTGCCGAGTTACCTAAGATGAAGAATGTTTGGCATGAGTTGTGCCGAGAACCTCTTGCCCTTATTTCAGACAAAGTTTTTGAGTGTGCGAAATGTCGGCACATATCTAATACCTTTGCTTATGAATGTAGTGAATGTGAGAGTAAGAGATGTCTCAGATGTGTGATTGCGCTTACCCCTGGTGCTCGAACATCTTTGAGACATGAGCACCCCCTCTTTTTCTACAAAGATTACCATGGGCGCTGTGATGCTTGTGGTAATCTTACATTGGGAGCATTTTGTTGTAAGGATTGCAATTTTGTGCTACATTTTGGATGTTTTTCACTTCCAATTACAGCTCATCACAAATGTGATGAGCATCTTCTTTCACTCACTGCTCATAATGATAACAAATATTTAGAAAGTCATTATTGCGATATTTGTGAAGAAAGTCGAGATACAAATCGTTGGTTTTATCATTGTGCAATATGCGATACTTCTGTTCATGTTAATTGTGTTCTTGGAAAATATCCATTCCTCAAACTTGGGAGCATATTTGAAGAAACAGATCATCCACACCCACTCACTATCGTGAAGAAGAAGTATTACTACCTTGATTGTAATAAATGCGGTAAGCCTTGTGAAGATTTATCTCTTGAGTGCTCAAAGTTGGAGTGTAAATATATTGTCCACTTGGATTGTGTAGTACACTACACTCTACGGTGTTTTTTGTGGTGGCGCATGTAA